One segment of Struthio camelus isolate bStrCam1 chromosome 27, bStrCam1.hap1, whole genome shotgun sequence DNA contains the following:
- the LOC104148912 gene encoding glycerol-3-phosphate acyltransferase 2, mitochondrial isoform X5, whose amino-acid sequence MEGKSTQDPGPNSGPTLSFHAELHRGQLEMVLRAARTPGVPLVFLSTHKSQLDGLLLSFLLFSQGLGVPRVTVGGQTCSPHLRALLSCLGGVFLPARTEQMPSDQDEELSGAVLAAYVEEVLKSRQPLLIFLEEPFSSTLHLSASAWEWLALVYRALRDGAVSDILLVPVGIAYDVAPDGCREERADSAQPLGLCACLWAACRALCREFGCVRVDFAQPFSLQEFAAKNLVRRSCAAKSLEELLLPSILSTCQLDGDKAEVWGPGAGTAAGLKAEEEMLVTKLGLHSLSDGVACSAVMAVGITSALLLHKHREGVFLSRLMSDFSWLLEEILLRHHDVGFSGQLRAVVLHSLSLLSARVAVYCLSPPGDVLVVPEASAAAWQELGLHSAALLPVFASEAVGACAIHALLVEMLPFLGMVTRPCGMVLSQDELYRKILALLRLLPLNLLGLQPCQTLECYSQDVLDKLVRCGLLEAEELEREHRLCDVAHRPFLRRLPWMEMDFADSDSDDEDNVSKRCFKLCQPHGSPDFLLFLCRLLSPVLKTYARAAAFLDEPSWPQPEPAYVDALQRFLAEDGSFEWANRSLALSSLQTFKELGVLKEVTSPAGPLLRLGEPFRSRENREKLEAFIQQFTER is encoded by the exons ATGGAGGGAAAAAGTACTCAAGATCCTGGCCCAAATTCAGGCCCCACTCTCTCTTTTCATGCTGAG CTCCACCGTGGGCAGCTGGAGATGGTGCTGAGGGCTGCCAGGACG cctggcgTGCCGCTGGTTTTCCTCTCAACGCACAAGTCACAGCTGGATGGGttactgctctccttcctcctcttctcccagggCCTAGGGGTGCCCAGAGTGACGGTGGGTGGCCAAACGTGCAGCCCTCACCTCCG GGCCTTGCTCAGCTGCCTGGGAGGTGTCTTCCTGCCCGCAAGGACGGAGCAGATGCCGAGCGACCAGGACGAAGAGCTCTCAGGGGCTGTACTTGCTGCG TATGTtgaggaggtgctgaagagccGGCAGCCTCTGCTGATCTTCCTGGAAGAGCCCTTCTCCAGCACCCTgcatctctctgcctctgcctgggaGTGGCTGGCCCTGGTGTACCGAGCTTTGCGGGACGGCGCCGTCTCCGACATCCTCCTGGTCCCCGTGGGCATCGCCTATGACGTGGCCCCCGACGGCTGTCGCGAGGAGCGAGCG GACAGCGCTCAGCCCCTCGGCCTCTGCGCCTGCCTCTGGGCAGCGTGCCGAGCCTTGTGCCGAGAGTTCGGCTGCGTCCGGGTGGACTTCGCCCAGCCCTTCTCCTTACAG GAGTTTGCAGCAAAAAACCTCGTCAGACGGAGCTGCGCAGCGAAGtcactggaggagctgctgctgcccagcatcCTCAGCACGTG CCAGCTGGACGGCGACAAGGCAGAGGTTTGGGGTCCAGGTGCTGGAACAGCTGCCGGCttgaaggcagaagaagaaatgttgGTGACCAAGCTGGGCCTGCACTCCCTGAGCG ACGGTGTTGCCTGCTCCGCTGTCATGGCTGTGGGGATCACATCCGCACTGCTGCTGCACAAGCACCGCGAG GGTGTCTTCCTCTCTCGGCTCATGTCCGACTTCTCATGGCTCCTGGAGGAGATCCTGCTGCGCCACCACGACGTGGGCTTCTCGGGGCAGCTCCGCGCCGTGGTGCTGCACAGCCTCTCCCTGCTCAGCGCCCGCGTCGCCGTGTACTGTCTCTCGCCCCCCGGTGACGTCCTGGTGGTCCCTGAGGCCTCGGCGGCAGCTTGGCAGGAGCTGGGCCTCCACAGCGCGGCCCTCCTGCCCGTCTTCGCCAGCGAGGCGGTGGGAG CTTGTGCCATCCACGCCTTGCTGGTGGAGATGCTGCCCTTTCTGGGGATGGTCACCAGGCCCTGCGGCATGGTGCTGAGCCAGGACGAGCTGTACCGCAAGATCCTGGCGCTCCTCCGGCTCCTGCCCCTCAACCTGCTGGGGCTCCAG ccctgccagaCCCTCGAGTGCTACAGCCAGGATGTCTTGGACAAGCTCGTCCGGTGTGGGCTGCTGGAGGCTGAAGAG TTGGAGCGCGAGCACCGGCTCTGTGACGTGGCCCACCGGCCCTTCCTCAGGAGGCTGCCCTGGATGGAGATGGACTTCGCGGACAGCGACAGCGATGATGAGGACAACGTCAGCAAGCGCTGCTTCAAG ctctgccagcCTCACGGCTCGCCtgacttcctcctcttcctctgccggCTCCTGAGTCCGGTGCTGAAGACCTACGCGAGAGCAGCCGCTTTCCTGGACGAGCCCAGCTGGCCCCAGCCCG AGCCGGCCTACGTGGATGCGCTGCAGCGCTTCTTGGCAGAGGACGGCAGTTTCG aGTGGGCGAACAGGAGCCTGGCCCTGAGCTCTCTGCAGACCTTCAAGGAGCTGGGG gtGCTGAAGGAGGTGACGAGCCCCGCAGGGCCCCTTCTGCGCCTCGGCGAGCCTTTCCGCTCCAGGGAGAACCGGGAGAAGCTGGAGGCCTTCATCCAGCAGTTCACAGAGCGGTGA